The DNA region agacatttgtttttatatactgtaacaaCTATCGTAAATAAATTCCTTGGGCGtcattgaaatataacctttcatcactCGCCTCATggcattatttgtaccattccgcaataataattatttgtatattatttaatgGAAAAGAGTATTCACTATTTAGAACAGTGGAATTTAGATTAGGAATTTTAGTTTAGAACAAATACCTCCATGCATTCTTATAAATGTTTGCAAAATGAATGAAACATTCATTCAAAGGGGACTAAATTATTTCAGAATTTTAATACACACCATGGTACTgagtattttttaattcataaatgAGAAAATGGCAGTATGACAAACAAAATCATGATAAGAGGTAATATTCACATACTTCAAAAAGAATTTTGAAATTCTTGAAATAATCGCATAACTAAAGCGTTAAGCTTCAGAATCCATGTTAATGCAAGAGGAATTACGGACAACAAATCATAAACAAGAGAAAAAGATGAGTCAATGTATACAGTTTATATCCGCCTCTAGTAGATGGTAGGCGGTTACTCTCTTACTGATGTCTGATGTTACTATTATATAGCCAcactattttaacaaattttttataCCAATACAACATTGAACAGTGGCTATATTCTATAAGTCtagttaattattttgtttgcttCTGAATAGTAGAAAAGCTCAGATActgagtaaaaaaaatatttttaaagaaaacgaCATAAAAACTTGGCTTGGCATAGAAAAAAGCGTGTCAGTTGATTTTCTACAACACAAAAAATGTGACCATGTGGAGTGGAGAGAGAACAGTTAGCCTGTATGAAGAGTGAACAAGAAAtgatcaaaataatttaaacactACAGTAGTTCTCCTTGATAAATTTGTCAACAACCCAACTCTCCTTTATCATCTATCAACAATCACCATCAGAAATGTAGAAAAGCATGTAAGCATTAATTTCAAGGACTGATTTAATTACTGAattaaaatgaacaattatCACAGTGATCAATTGAATTAGAATATAGAGCCAAATGTCTATGCAATGAGTTGTTAACATTAAGCTAATTGTGTCCCAGCATTTGGTGTTTCTCATTAAAGAACACTGCAATATTTATACACATTGTTAGTTAAACACGCGATATAAACCACAGCTTATAATAGGTGTAATGAAACGTGATGATAGCAACACAGTGTGATGAGTAACATGGAATTACCATAAAGTATTATTTAAGacaacttttatttttcaattcaatgtcTTTAAATTGAAAGAAAAGCAGAATGTATTTGATGAAAAGAAAAGTACAGTtctgtatgtatgttattataaaataatgccTGGGTTTGTTAATCAATATTAGTTAGGTCTTAATTTTGATTAATCTCTATAATTGTTGctctgtacactatcaaactagtttgacaaaaaaaagtgtgatgtgctcaaatatggtagtgatatgacatcatcatgtccatatatgggtacatcacattttgttgtcacataaagtttaatactgtagacagagctttagaatatcATTGTCACAGTAAATATCTTTTATATTCATGCTGTGGAATTTTCTATTCTTTCTTTTATTAAGTTTAAAACCTTCAAGCTTAAAGTATTTAGAGAAATTAAACTGGAAGAACAAAAAAGAAAGATGACACTGACCTTTAATATATTGCGCTGTGATCGGAGGTTAGCCATTGATTCAGCTCCTTGACCAATCAGATCACTTACACCATTAATAGAACTCCGTAAAGATGAATGAAATTGTAAGTCATGATCTATATCAATAGCTGCACTATCctaaataaagataaatttaaaaattgctgataatgattataattagtCAGTACATGtacagtttatttttttgttaatttatacGTAGTTTTACTTTTTATGGACCAGAGACTAGTATAATGATTTAGAAAACAGTAAGTTTTTGGAGAGTTGAATATAACTGTACTACAGAAATTGAAAAAAGTTAATAGAGGATAGAGGGCGACAATCTAGAAATATGTTTGAAAAATTTCATCTGGTTGTGGAAtaggtattaaataaaatttctttttgaaccGGATAGGTTTCGAAACGTACTGCAAgttgttcaaaaagaaattttttaATCTAGAAATAGCTAAAATGAGTACGGTAAACATGATAAAGTGtgattaaattttattaatagagtactgtatatcaaaAGTAGGTAAAACTTACATTAGTTGTGTAACTGCGATTTAGCAATTCTTCTCTATCTTGTGCTTCTTGTTGCGCTCTTTCACGACGTTGTTGGAGCAACTGTAGCGCTGTATGCAGATGCGACAAATCATACTTCAGCTTGTCTACTTGTCTACAAGTTTAAAAACGACAAATATTCTGgattgtattttaatataatatatattaaaaatttaatattacaaaatatatcttttttctaatttttaacacaataaaaacgttttataatataattatattgttagaTGTCTTTATGagaatgtaaatgtaaatttacatttttgcaTGTTGTCTTCTTGACGGAGGTTCCTTGTTAACTAGAATATCTAGGCGTTCACAGTTACTTGTGATGCGTTCAAGACGATCCCGCACATCATTTTCTAAAGCTAAGAAATAAGAAAAGTATATCATTGTTGGTAAAGCATCGGTAAAAGTagaaagattaataaaatgataatatttgGTAGAAATATGGATACAGATAGTTAGTTGAATATGTATTGATAAATTCAATATTTGGTTGAATATATGGAATGGTACGTACTGTGATAATTCTCATTCGAAGCCTTCTCTAACCTGCCAAGACTATTCTGTACATCATGAATTATTCTGTAAGGAATGTgttaaatatcattatatacACAATTGTAATGATACTACTTACTAATTATTATAGTAGGTCTACTGCTTAGCTAACCTACTGATAAATTCAATAAATagattataaaacatttttacaattCTAAATGATAGGCCTAGTTCCCTAGCTTTACTATAGGGAAATAAAACCATGCATAATGCGCAATTTGaaaaatttgtgaaattttaaattgaactaAAATACTCAATTAAAATTCGCAGACATTTCAAACAAACaaagagtaggcctatttcTGTATTATTTGATAAACCACAGCTCgaaataaactaataataaaatgtttgttttaaatataaactaaaatGATTTATCTAGGCATAATTACTCCAtggtataataaaaaataattcttattattgtgcaatttcaaattgcgcaagaaaattcTTTGCGCAAATTTCGGATATCACAAACAGTACAACAATAATATTACGGTAATAGAATACACAGTATTTATATGAACGAATTCCAAaatactaactaggcctaggcctactatctagGTCTAGACCAAAGACTACACTATAGGCCTAAAGTACTACTGAAAGCGGGGCCGGccggcctaactaggcctaggcggaAAGGACCAGCTAGCTAGAGAGAGTGCTTAGTTAGCTAGATGAGAGGGGAGAGGCCTAAACAGAACAATTTGAACTTCAATATTATACACCATGATAATGCTTTGAATAGTATAAGTTATACATATTTCATTGATTGAATTTCTATCAAATTCATATTAAATTTACCTGTTTGTTTGGTGATACAAGTTGtccatattttataattttttaattccaCATCATCAGATCGCAGAGCGAATAAGCTGTACTTCGTACCAACAACAGATATTCGAGTTATCCAAAACAATTCAAACGCGTTTATGTGCAGTTTTACCGAACAACAACGTGATAGGTTCTTTGGTACACACTCTCTTTCATCAGTAATAAAACGCGTTTATTAGGTATTCAAACGACGTCGTCATGTGAGAAAAAATATCAAGAATCGAACGTGTTtcaggtatataaaatataccaaattggctagttgagaattctcaactattaccGCAGTACGCCTGTAACGACGAAGCCTACCGGTATAATGGGATAGGCTGATTTCCTTGTTAACTTAAGGGGTCATTTAATTACTGAATTATGATTGGTAGTAAAGGAAATTTACTGGAATCCTATTGGATGGTAAGGTGGTAGTAGGACCATGTCCATCCcattgcagtaataaagttgagccacctgcgaccattacaatgtcctaccatgctaatgtaggagtggggaaatgttatgcttactactgtttcttttaataatttagtacaattaataagaataaagaatacacttaacaatatacaacaaataacattaatgtacgatgtagtttaacactgttctcaactatagtcattttggtatacttgagcacattgataaagaataggataaacttaacaatatacaacaaataacattaatgtacgatcccgtttaacactgttcttctcaactatagtcattttggtatacttgagcacagtgataaagaataggataaacttaacaatatacaacaacaatgtacgatcccgtttaacactgttctcaactatagtcattttggtatacttgagcacagtgataaagaataggataaacttaacaatatacaacaaaaaacattaatgtacgatccagtttaacactgttctcaactatagtcattttggtatacttgagaacagttataaagaataggataaacttaacaatatacaacaaaaaacattaatgtacgatcccgtttaacactgttctcaactatagtcattttggtatacttgagcacagtgataaagaataggataaacttagcaatatacaacaaaaaacattaatgtacgatccagtttaacactgttctcaactatagtcattttggtatacttgagaacagtgataaagaataggataaacttaacaatatacaacaaaaaacattaatgtacgatcccgtttaacactgttctcaactatagtcattttggtatacttgagcacagtgataaagaataggataaacttaataatatacaacaaataacattaatgtacgatccagtttaccactgttctcaactatagtcatttttgtatacttgagcacagtgataaagaataggataaacttaaaaatatacaacaaaaaacattaatgtacgatccagtttaacactgttctcaactatagtcattttggtatacttgagcacagtaataaagaataggataaacttaaaaatatacaacaaaaaacattaatgtacgatccagtttaacactgttctcaactatagttattttggtatacttgagaacagtgataaagaataggataaacttaacaatatacaacaaaaaacattaatgtacgatccagtttaactctgttctcaactatagtcattttggtatacttgagaacagtgataaagaataggataaacttaacaatatacaacaaaaaacattaatgtacgatccagtttaacactgttctcaactatagttattttggtatacttgagaacagtgataaagaataggataaacttcacaatatacaacaaaaaacattaatgtacgatccagtttaactctgttctcaactatagtcattttggtatacttgagaacagtgataaagaataggataaacttaacaatatacaacaaaaaacgtacattaatgtacgatcccgtttaacactgttctcgactatagtcattttggtatacttgagcacagtgataaagaataggataaacttaacaatatacaacaaaaaacattaatgtacgatcccgtttaacactgttctcaactatagtcattttggtatacttaagcacagtgataaagaataggataaacttaataatatacaacaaatagcattaatgtacgatccagtttaacactgttctcaactatagtcattttggtatacttgagcacagtgataaagaataggataaacttaataatatacaacaaataacattaatgtacgatccagtttaccactgttctcaactatagtcattttggtatacttgagcacagtgataaagaataggataaacttaacaatatacaacaaaaaacattaatgtacgatcccgtttaccactactgttctcaactatagtcattttggtatacttgagcacagtgatatcgTACATATGTTCATAAGTAATTGAtataaattgacttttaaaagtggaattaacacaaatgattgtagataaatatgacgtgaattgcacgtacataatgttgatgagtagtatatttatataaatcgactttgaaaagtgaaataacactaatatttgtagatgaatatgacgtggacacgtacgtatattgattagtatattgatataaatcgacttttaaaagtcaaattaacactaatatttgtagatgaatatgacttgGACACGatttacatatgttgatgagtatattgatataaatcgacttttaaaagtgaaataacactaatatttgtagatgaatatgacgtggacacgtacggtacataatgttgatgagtatattgatataaatcgacttttaaaagtgaaataacactattgattgtagatgaatatgacgtggacaagtacatttattgatgagtatattgatataaatcgacttttaaaagtgaaataacactattaATTGTACACTATTGATCatatatgaatatgacgtgaattgcacgtacatatgttgatgagtaggcctatattgatataattgacttcgaaaagtgaaataacactaatatttatagatgaatatgacgtggacacgtacatatgttgatgagtatattgatataaatcgacttctAAAAGAGGAATTAACACTATTGATTGtagacgtgaattgcacgtacatatgttgatgagtgtattgatataaatcgactaaaCGTTAAATAACACTATCTTGTACAAGtaccctcacttgcactgatgaagggctagtgttgcccgaaaactctgctaacttttttggctgttttactttatcgttttgatttagcttttcgcttctttttttgtatctccattgagaccacagcattgttattatttcagtattttgcttttggatttactaatattaaaagtgaaataacactaatgactgtagatgatatgacatttatgttgatgtatatagttttgtatatataatatgcacACGTACATACGTTGAtaggtattgatataaatagatttttaaaagtacggtaatagacactttatttgtagatgaatacgaCATGGACAAGTTGCAATAAATTCTATCGTTATAtcgtatgttgatgagtattgatataaatcgacttttttaAAGTGGAATAACACTAAAATGTATAGATGGATATGGCCTCAACAAGTATTGTATTAAgcggtactgtatattgatagaCTTCATACCTGTAATGTCAATGAAATCTGGCAACAAGAATTGTGTTTGATCCTCCTAATAGTATTCTAATAATCTTGGTTTGTAAAGGAGGCATGAAAAATCTAAACGCATAGCCAGGGGAGGGGTTGGAGTTTCGAACAAACTTCTCTGTGCCCGTCCTACGGTTTTTGTGAACTTTTTAGtagcgtgcaaacgcgactctacagctcactatgtcgatcggtcggtcggtaaacaccaactcaaattagagcacgcgactgcagccatgtataggcctatggcctgtttatactagaaatcagcagtgaaagtatatgtaaataatatgtgttaatatagaattagttttttttatttaataaatagtattaaagttgatcttattctttatctgtgattaattatactcaaatgactatagtttaaaACAGTATTTAACGGCAtcttacattaatgttatttgctgtttattcgaagtttatcctattctttatcactgtgctcaaatataccaaaatgactatagttgagaacagtgttaaactgcatcgtacattaatggtatttgttgtatattgttaagtttatcctattctttatcactgtgctcaagtataccaaaatgactatagtcgagaacagtgttaaactggatcgtacattaatgttttttgttgtatattgttaagtttatcctattctttatcactgttctcaagtataccaagatgactatagttgagaacagtgttaaactggatcgtacattaatgctatttgttgtatattattaagtttatcctattctttatcactgtgcttaagtataccaaaatgactatagttgagaacagtgttaaacgggatcgtacattaatgttttttgttgtatattgttaagtttatcctattctttatcactgtgctcaagtataccaaattgactatagtcgagaacagtgttaaactggatcgtacattaatgtacgttttttgttgtatattgttaagtttatcctattctttatcactgttctcaagtataccaaaatgactatagttgagaacagtgttaaactggatcgtacattaatgttttttgttgtatattgttaagtttatcctattctttatcactgttctcaagtataccaaaatgactatagttgagaacagtggtaaactggatcgtacattaatgttttttgttgtatatttttaagtttatcctattctttatcactgtgctcaagtataccaaaatgactatagttgagaacagtggtaaactggatcgtacattaatgttttttgttgtatatttttaagtttatcctattctttatcactgtgctcaagtataccaaaatgactatagttgagaacagtgttaaactggatcgtacattaatgttttttgttgtatatttttaagtttatcctattctttatcactgtgctcaagtataccaaaataactatagttgagaacagtggtaaactggattgtacattaatgttatttgttgtatattattaagtttatcctattctttatcactgtgctcaagtataccaaaatgactatagttgagaacagtgttaaacgggatcgtacattaatgttatttgttgtatattgttaagtttatcctattctttatcactgtgctcaagtataccaaaatgactatagttgagaacagtgttaaacgggatcatacattaatgctatttgttgtatattattaagtttatcctattctttatcactgtgctcaagtataccaaaatgactatagtcgagaacagtgttaaatgggatcatacattaatgttatttgttgtatattgttaagtttatcctattctttatcactgtgctcaagtattccaaaatgactatagtcgagaacagtgttaaacgggatcatacattaatgttatttgttgtatattattaagtttatcctattctttatcactgtgctcaagtataccaaaatgactatagttgagaacagtgttaaacgggatcatacattaatgctatttgttgtatattattaagtttatcctattctttatcactgtgcttaagtataccaaattgactatagtcgagaacagtgttaaactggatcgtacattaatgtacgttttttgttgtatattgttaagtttatcctattctttatcactgttctcaagtataccaaaatgactatagttgagaacagtggtaaactggatcgtacattaatgttttttgttgtatatttttaagtttatcctattctttatcactgtgctcaagtataccaaaatgactatagttgagaacagtgttaaactggatcgtacattaatgttttttgttgtatatttttaagtttatcctattctttatcactgtgctcaagtataccaaaataactatagttgagaacagtggtaaactggatcgtacattaatgttatttgttgtatattattaagtttatcctattctttatcactgtgctcaagtataccaaaatgactatagttgagaacagtgttaaacgggatcataaaataatgttatttgttgtataatgttaagtttatcctattctttatcactgtgctcaagtataccaaaatgactatagttgagaacagtgttaaacgggatcatacattaatgctatttgttgtatattattaagtttatcctattctttatcactgtgctcaagtataccaaaatgactatagtcgagaacagtgttaaataggatcatacattaatgttatttgttgtatattgttaagtttatcctattctttatcactgtgctcaagtataccaaaatgactatagtcgagaacagtgttaaacgggatcatacattaatgttatttgttgtatattattaagtttatcctattctttatcactgtgctcaagtataccaaaatgactatagttgagaacagtgttaaacgggatcatacattaatgctatttgttgtatattattaagtttatcctattctttatcactgtgctcaagtataccaaaatgactatagtcgagaacagtgttaaatgggatcatacattaatgttatttgttgtatattgttaagtttatcctattctttatcactgtgctcaagtataccaaaatgactatagttgagaacagtgtaaactggatcgtaaattaatgttatttgttgtatattattaagtttatcctattctttatcactgtgctcaagtataccaaaatgactatagtcgagaacagtgttaaacgggatcgtacattaatgctatttgttgtatattattaagtttatcctattctttatcactgtgctcaagtataccaaaatgactatagttgagaacagtgttaaactggatcgtacattaatgctatttgttgtatattattaagtttatcctattctttatcactatgctcaagtataccaaaatgactatagttgagaacagtgttaaacgggatcgtacattaatgttttttgttgtatattgttaagtttatcctattctttatcactgttctcaagtataccaaaatgactatagttgagaacagtgttaaactggatcgtacattaatgttttttgttgtatattgctaagtttatcctattctttatcactgtgctcaagtataccaaaatgactatagttgagaacagtgttaaacgggatcatacattaatgttatttgttgtataatgttaagtttatcctattctttatcactgttctcaagtataccaaaatgactatagttgagaacagtgttaaactggatcgtacattaatgttttttgttgtatattgttaagtttatcctattct from Antedon mediterranea chromosome 2, ecAntMedi1.1, whole genome shotgun sequence includes:
- the LOC140040504 gene encoding Golgi SNAP receptor complex member 2-like; this translates as MDNLYHQTNRIIHDVQNSLGRLEKASNENYHTLENDVRDRLERITSNCERLDILVNKEPPSRRQHAKIQVDKLKYDLSHLHTALQLLQQRRERAQQEAQDREELLNRSYTTNDSAAIDIDHDLQFHSSLRSSINGVSDLIGQGAESMANLRSQRNILKGTKKKMLDLANTLGLSNTVMRLIEKRSVQDKFILFGGMIVTCIIMVLIYRYYA